One genomic region from Thermoleptolyngbya sichuanensis A183 encodes:
- a CDS encoding transposase: protein MSPTSRLYDALNDFLRQCDIQWQDARHLQTLCWMIIGMIGSQNVHLNGFGVYVRSRAQMAQSHQRRFRRWLSNRRINVASAHHALIGQALSNWQTQRLYLSLDTTVVWNCFCIVWVAVVYRGRTVPVAWKVVAQSSSTVRLWTIQRVLRQAQRLMPEGVAIVLLADRGFADGKLMKYLRENLGWHFRIRIKRSFQFQHQGQWRQVSSVQLQPGQAYFTPAVSVGRTKPYDNVYLAFAHDKLSSENWTIVSDEPTNLQTFAQYRLRFQVEESFLDLKSNGFNLEASRLRDKVALSQLCGVIALTMLFLVLQGVQVVASGKRRQVDAHWKRGMSYLKLGWNWIRLAITHQWKIHVYQFLSCSPDPQPAIASRRQHDDSLKREFTVLSRIPAS, encoded by the coding sequence ATGTCACCGACTTCCCGTCTTTATGATGCGTTGAATGATTTTCTGCGTCAATGCGACATTCAGTGGCAGGATGCTCGCCATCTGCAAACACTGTGCTGGATGATCATTGGCATGATTGGAAGCCAAAACGTTCATCTCAATGGATTTGGGGTGTATGTGAGGAGTCGCGCTCAAATGGCTCAATCCCACCAACGCCGGTTTCGCCGCTGGTTGTCGAATCGGCGGATCAATGTCGCGTCCGCTCATCATGCGCTGATTGGGCAGGCTCTGTCCAACTGGCAGACCCAACGACTCTACTTAAGCCTCGATACAACGGTCGTATGGAATTGTTTCTGCATCGTCTGGGTCGCAGTGGTGTACCGAGGAAGAACGGTTCCGGTCGCTTGGAAAGTGGTGGCGCAATCAAGCAGCACCGTCAGGTTGTGGACGATTCAACGGGTACTGCGGCAAGCGCAACGGCTGATGCCCGAAGGTGTCGCGATTGTCCTTTTGGCAGACCGAGGGTTTGCCGATGGCAAGTTGATGAAATACCTCCGGGAGAATCTGGGTTGGCATTTCCGCATCCGCATCAAACGCTCCTTCCAATTTCAGCACCAAGGGCAGTGGCGCCAGGTATCGTCGGTTCAATTGCAACCAGGACAAGCTTACTTTACGCCTGCAGTGTCGGTGGGTAGAACAAAGCCCTACGACAATGTTTACCTTGCCTTTGCCCACGACAAACTCAGCAGCGAGAATTGGACAATTGTGAGTGATGAGCCGACGAACTTGCAGACGTTTGCCCAATATCGACTGAGATTTCAGGTGGAGGAGTCGTTTTTGGATTTGAAGTCCAACGGGTTTAATCTCGAAGCCTCCAGACTCAGAGACAAGGTTGCCCTTTCCCAGTTGTGTGGGGTAATCGCCTTGACGATGCTGTTCTTAGTTCTCCAAGGGGTGCAAGTGGTCGCATCCGGCAAGCGTCGCCAAGTCGATGCTCACTGGAAGCGCGGCATGAGTTATCTCAAGCTGGGCTGGAATTGGATTCGGCTGGCTATCACTCACCAGTGGAAGATTCACGTTTATCAGTTCCTCTCCTGTTCACCTGACCCTCAACCTGCCATCGCATCAAGGCGACAACACGATGACTCCCTAAAGCGTGAATTCACTGTCCTCAGCCGTATTCCAGCTTCTTAG